A genomic segment from Drosophila miranda strain MSH22 chromosome 3, D.miranda_PacBio2.1, whole genome shotgun sequence encodes:
- the LOC108160794 gene encoding uncharacterized protein LOC108160794 isoform X1, with protein sequence MASTPARSVYITNEIIITAMDRFVWFVLLVVMSHLVTEFTRVSGYARGPRHELVLLNDTMLQPMPVQNMLLYPSHEYGQYQQRPSMNSLQQNAALLFSSLAAGAGAGAGTGASAEPSSNAAILAVGDSQPAHNSEPSYPLFSLRPLIDSIFEIPISTLRAVNNMVGRLTGSYRQATAEVSQKSVAEGTVLPLGHPSSNPTADSKFSVSQRRAMREEMA encoded by the exons ATGGCTTCCACTCCGGCCCGCAGTGTCTACATTACGAACGAG ATAATTATCACAGCCATGGACCGATTCGTCTGGTTCGTTCTTCTGGTGGTGATGTCCCACCTGGTCACGGAGTTCACCCGCGTCTCCGGCTATGCCCGCGGCCCACGTCACGAACTTGTGCTGTTAAACGAT ACGATGCTGCAACCGATGCCAGTACAGAATATGCTGCTCTACCCCAGCCACGAGTACGGCCAGTACCAGCAGCGTCCGTCCATGAACAGCCTGCAGCAGAATGCAGCTCTCCTGTTCAGTAGCCTGGctgcaggggcaggagcaggtGCGGGAACAGGAGCATCTGCTGAGCCCAGCAGCAACGCCGCCATTCTGGCGGTGGGTGACAGCCAGCCTGCACACAATTCGGAGCCCAGCTATCCCCTCTTCAGTCTGCGCCCCTTAATCGACAGCATTTTCGAG ATTCCCATTTCGACGCTGCGGGCTGTCAACAATATGGTGGGACGTCTGACCGGTAGCTATCGGCAGGCAACGGCGGAAGTGTcgcaaaaatctgtggcagaAGGAACGGTTCTGCCCTTGGGCCATCCCAGCTCCAATCCCACCGCCGATTCGAAGTTCTCCGTATCGCAGCGCAGGGCAATGCGCGAGGAGATGGCGTAA
- the LOC108160794 gene encoding uncharacterized protein LOC108160794 isoform X3 — protein sequence MCHRMSFNNDIIITAMDRFVWFVLLVVMSHLVTEFTRVSGYARGPRHELVLLNDTMLQPMPVQNMLLYPSHEYGQYQQRPSMNSLQQNAALLFSSLAAGAGAGAGTGASAEPSSNAAILAVGDSQPAHNSEPSYPLFSLRPLIDSIFEIPISTLRAVNNMVGRLTGSYRQATAEVSQKSVAEGTVLPLGHPSSNPTADSKFSVSQRRAMREEMA from the exons ATGTGCCACAGAATGAGCTTCAACAATGAT ATAATTATCACAGCCATGGACCGATTCGTCTGGTTCGTTCTTCTGGTGGTGATGTCCCACCTGGTCACGGAGTTCACCCGCGTCTCCGGCTATGCCCGCGGCCCACGTCACGAACTTGTGCTGTTAAACGAT ACGATGCTGCAACCGATGCCAGTACAGAATATGCTGCTCTACCCCAGCCACGAGTACGGCCAGTACCAGCAGCGTCCGTCCATGAACAGCCTGCAGCAGAATGCAGCTCTCCTGTTCAGTAGCCTGGctgcaggggcaggagcaggtGCGGGAACAGGAGCATCTGCTGAGCCCAGCAGCAACGCCGCCATTCTGGCGGTGGGTGACAGCCAGCCTGCACACAATTCGGAGCCCAGCTATCCCCTCTTCAGTCTGCGCCCCTTAATCGACAGCATTTTCGAG ATTCCCATTTCGACGCTGCGGGCTGTCAACAATATGGTGGGACGTCTGACCGGTAGCTATCGGCAGGCAACGGCGGAAGTGTcgcaaaaatctgtggcagaAGGAACGGTTCTGCCCTTGGGCCATCCCAGCTCCAATCCCACCGCCGATTCGAAGTTCTCCGTATCGCAGCGCAGGGCAATGCGCGAGGAGATGGCGTAA
- the LOC108160794 gene encoding uncharacterized protein LOC108160794 isoform X2, protein MIERRSQLDKIIITAMDRFVWFVLLVVMSHLVTEFTRVSGYARGPRHELVLLNDTMLQPMPVQNMLLYPSHEYGQYQQRPSMNSLQQNAALLFSSLAAGAGAGAGTGASAEPSSNAAILAVGDSQPAHNSEPSYPLFSLRPLIDSIFEIPISTLRAVNNMVGRLTGSYRQATAEVSQKSVAEGTVLPLGHPSSNPTADSKFSVSQRRAMREEMA, encoded by the exons ATAATTATCACAGCCATGGACCGATTCGTCTGGTTCGTTCTTCTGGTGGTGATGTCCCACCTGGTCACGGAGTTCACCCGCGTCTCCGGCTATGCCCGCGGCCCACGTCACGAACTTGTGCTGTTAAACGAT ACGATGCTGCAACCGATGCCAGTACAGAATATGCTGCTCTACCCCAGCCACGAGTACGGCCAGTACCAGCAGCGTCCGTCCATGAACAGCCTGCAGCAGAATGCAGCTCTCCTGTTCAGTAGCCTGGctgcaggggcaggagcaggtGCGGGAACAGGAGCATCTGCTGAGCCCAGCAGCAACGCCGCCATTCTGGCGGTGGGTGACAGCCAGCCTGCACACAATTCGGAGCCCAGCTATCCCCTCTTCAGTCTGCGCCCCTTAATCGACAGCATTTTCGAG ATTCCCATTTCGACGCTGCGGGCTGTCAACAATATGGTGGGACGTCTGACCGGTAGCTATCGGCAGGCAACGGCGGAAGTGTcgcaaaaatctgtggcagaAGGAACGGTTCTGCCCTTGGGCCATCCCAGCTCCAATCCCACCGCCGATTCGAAGTTCTCCGTATCGCAGCGCAGGGCAATGCGCGAGGAGATGGCGTAA
- the LOC108160794 gene encoding uncharacterized protein LOC108160794 isoform X4 has product MDRFVWFVLLVVMSHLVTEFTRVSGYARGPRHELVLLNDTMLQPMPVQNMLLYPSHEYGQYQQRPSMNSLQQNAALLFSSLAAGAGAGAGTGASAEPSSNAAILAVGDSQPAHNSEPSYPLFSLRPLIDSIFEIPISTLRAVNNMVGRLTGSYRQATAEVSQKSVAEGTVLPLGHPSSNPTADSKFSVSQRRAMREEMA; this is encoded by the exons ATGGACCGATTCGTCTGGTTCGTTCTTCTGGTGGTGATGTCCCACCTGGTCACGGAGTTCACCCGCGTCTCCGGCTATGCCCGCGGCCCACGTCACGAACTTGTGCTGTTAAACGAT ACGATGCTGCAACCGATGCCAGTACAGAATATGCTGCTCTACCCCAGCCACGAGTACGGCCAGTACCAGCAGCGTCCGTCCATGAACAGCCTGCAGCAGAATGCAGCTCTCCTGTTCAGTAGCCTGGctgcaggggcaggagcaggtGCGGGAACAGGAGCATCTGCTGAGCCCAGCAGCAACGCCGCCATTCTGGCGGTGGGTGACAGCCAGCCTGCACACAATTCGGAGCCCAGCTATCCCCTCTTCAGTCTGCGCCCCTTAATCGACAGCATTTTCGAG ATTCCCATTTCGACGCTGCGGGCTGTCAACAATATGGTGGGACGTCTGACCGGTAGCTATCGGCAGGCAACGGCGGAAGTGTcgcaaaaatctgtggcagaAGGAACGGTTCTGCCCTTGGGCCATCCCAGCTCCAATCCCACCGCCGATTCGAAGTTCTCCGTATCGCAGCGCAGGGCAATGCGCGAGGAGATGGCGTAA
- the LOC108160675 gene encoding uncharacterized protein LOC108160675, which translates to MLTNAREWELKSSQLLLLLLLLLGGQVALGGGASVTWGHVNKYASLLYTEDVYLTPETPGRDVVYGSQNASDSYIITALHVEDLSSSPPNANGADGAEALVTEGGIGEQFVVLHCQRGQLVLGEESAHLQVSVYGLDL; encoded by the exons ATGTTGACAAATGCTAGGGAATGGGAATTGAAGAGCAGtcaactgttgctgctgttgctgttgcttctgGGGGGGCAAGTGGCACTCGGTGGTGGCGCCTCAGTCACCTGGGGACATGTCAACAAATATGCCAGCCTGCTGTACACGGAAGACGTGTACCTAACGCCAGAGACCCCAGGCAGAGATGTGGTCTACGGCTCGCAG AATGCCTCTGATAGCTACATAATTACGGCTCTGCATGTGGAGGACCtcagcagcagccccccaaATGCCAACGGGGCTGATGGGGCCGAGGCTCTGGTAACAGAGGGTGGCATTGGCGAACAGTTTGTGGTCCTGCACTGCCAACGGGGCCAACTAGTGCTCGGGGAGGAATCGGCACATCTACAAGTGTCCGTCTATGGGCTGGACCTGTGA